Proteins from a genomic interval of Nostoc sp. TCL240-02:
- a CDS encoding ATP-binding protein produces the protein MNLSSFRLRIALSSAALAGTTLVGFGAVSWFQIYNAKISRLDAELLNHLMRATPNLPRGGEHAEIQEKENRPSRWQFYEDSLSDAFGTNTKTPIALLVLDANGNIIYQSSSLSTDVEVNRLLLKRLQLIPLPPPPQREPPPPSNRNVGPPPFLHPRPPTFVTEQTAKAAWRIGATKFPNGQVGIAVNLQAVDQEMATIRNIFLVSIPGSLLLVAVGAWLVSGGALRPIRQLTGIIQQVTVKGLDQRIPVGTTDVEFVELIQVFNLMLERLERSFTQASRFSGDAAHELKTPLTILQGELERTLQQVEPGSEVQQRLSNLLDEVRRLSGIMRKLLLLSLADAGKMSLYLVEVDMSELLMEMLEDVEMLAPHLTVETKFTDGLRLQGDRDLLIQVLQNLFSNAIKYNLPSGWIKISTHQTQTTLHVTIANASKDIPVSDAYGARERERLRIFDRFYRGDPARTRKIEGIGLGLSLAREIARAHHGDLTLDSTAFGHTAFTLTLPIEEAGEQGAGGRVKRF, from the coding sequence ATGAATCTCTCTTCCTTTCGCCTCCGAATTGCCCTATCGTCTGCGGCTTTAGCTGGAACCACATTAGTCGGGTTTGGTGCAGTCTCCTGGTTCCAGATTTACAATGCTAAAATCAGCCGTCTTGATGCAGAACTGTTAAATCACTTGATGCGGGCAACTCCGAACTTGCCACGAGGGGGGGAACATGCTGAAATCCAGGAGAAAGAAAACCGACCCTCACGATGGCAATTTTACGAAGATTCATTATCTGATGCCTTCGGAACCAATACAAAAACCCCTATTGCCCTACTGGTGCTTGATGCAAACGGCAACATAATTTATCAATCAAGCTCCCTATCTACCGATGTTGAGGTAAATCGTCTGCTGCTTAAGCGTCTTCAGTTGATACCTTTACCACCACCCCCGCAGAGAGAACCACCGCCACCCTCTAATAGAAATGTTGGGCCACCGCCCTTTCTTCATCCGCGTCCACCGACATTTGTCACTGAACAGACAGCAAAAGCAGCTTGGCGGATTGGAGCAACTAAATTTCCTAATGGTCAGGTTGGCATTGCTGTGAATCTGCAAGCTGTCGATCAAGAAATGGCTACGATTCGGAATATTTTCCTAGTTTCAATTCCAGGATCGCTACTACTAGTTGCGGTTGGTGCGTGGTTAGTTTCTGGTGGCGCTTTGCGTCCTATCCGGCAATTAACAGGCATTATTCAACAAGTAACTGTTAAAGGATTAGATCAACGGATTCCTGTTGGAACAACTGATGTTGAATTTGTCGAATTGATTCAGGTATTTAACCTGATGCTGGAACGATTGGAACGCAGTTTTACCCAAGCTTCCCGCTTTAGTGGAGATGCGGCTCACGAACTGAAAACCCCATTAACTATTTTACAAGGTGAACTGGAACGAACACTGCAACAGGTTGAGCCGGGAAGTGAAGTACAACAGCGCTTAAGTAACCTATTGGATGAAGTGCGCCGCCTGAGTGGAATTATGCGGAAACTCTTGCTGCTATCTCTAGCTGATGCTGGAAAAATGAGCTTGTATCTAGTTGAGGTAGATATGTCTGAGTTGCTGATGGAGATGCTAGAAGATGTGGAAATGCTGGCTCCCCACTTGACTGTGGAAACTAAATTTACTGATGGATTGCGCTTACAGGGCGATCGCGATCTTCTAATTCAAGTTTTGCAAAACCTGTTCAGTAATGCTATAAAATACAATCTCCCCAGCGGCTGGATAAAAATTAGCACTCATCAAACTCAAACAACTCTCCACGTCACCATTGCCAATGCATCCAAAGATATTCCAGTGAGCGATGCCTACGGCGCACGTGAACGTGAACGTCTACGCATTTTTGACCGCTTCTATCGCGGCGATCCGGCTCGAACCCGCAAGATAGAAGGCATCGGACTAGGACTTAGCCTAGCCCGTGAAATTGCCAGGGCACATCATGGCGACCTCACCCTTGACTCAACAGCTTTTGGTCACACAGCTTTTACCCTCACCTTACCAATAGAGGAGGCAGGGGAGCAGGGAGCAGGGGGCAGGGTGAAAAGATTCTAG
- a CDS encoding N-glycosidase, with the protein MTIYFYKVWQPYGCFSNFSPHEIHIQGTCWATVEHYYQAQKFVGSKDAAIIPVIHAAATPEEAAALGRCSTRQLRRDWDLVKTQIMREAVLKKFLTHVDIREVLLKTGDELLVENSPTDSFWGCGANKAGQNHLGKTLMSVREEIRNLLSLTIIYE; encoded by the coding sequence ATGACCATTTACTTTTATAAGGTTTGGCAGCCTTATGGCTGTTTTTCTAACTTTTCTCCCCACGAAATCCACATTCAGGGCACTTGCTGGGCAACAGTTGAGCATTATTATCAAGCGCAAAAATTTGTTGGCAGCAAAGATGCGGCAATTATACCCGTAATTCATGCCGCCGCCACCCCAGAAGAAGCTGCTGCTTTGGGAAGATGTAGCACGCGCCAACTTCGTCGAGACTGGGATTTGGTCAAAACGCAAATTATGCGAGAAGCTGTACTCAAAAAGTTTCTCACTCATGTTGATATTAGAGAAGTTCTGCTGAAGACAGGCGATGAGCTTTTGGTTGAAAACTCCCCAACCGATTCTTTTTGGGGCTGTGGTGCTAATAAAGCAGGTCAAAACCATCTCGGTAAAACTCTCATGAGTGTGCGTGAAGAAATTCGTAACTTACTATCTTTAACGATAATTTACGAATAA
- a CDS encoding GAF domain-containing protein, with the protein MTSTDKPNGLQQSLDQESLLNRMIKQIRRSLDLQEILTTTVTEVRLFLRAERVKVYRFDTSGSGEVIAESIDNERLPSLLGLRFPVHDIPEAAREMFLLAGQRSIVDVANQKIGLSPLQSTETGKRLQTNIYYRQVDPCHIQYLKAMGVQSSLVVPILDRDPQEQSVKPKLWGLLVVHQSEPRKILKREIKVLQQVADQVAIAIAQSNLLTTALNQQKQEATINRVTTLLHKLPTIQLQEALEEVIAAFSAVGGRLYVEESRELYTWGDQPTLPYELDSSIIEQHPTWQNWMTECKPGNIWATSDLYKEPHLRVLALAFRSTQIRGMMVIPLHYREQFIGVLSIFRAEFETEILWAGRCEENRRQLLPQLSFEVWREQKKGQAPEWKPEDMTLAQALYDQFSMAIQQQQVYKEVQALNANLELRVQEQTAELEKSLLLTKVIKQITEQIRSTLDLQTTLQTIVSEVRSLLNSDRVVIFQLNSKSVIVEEMNGNWQSVLGMNAPLECFPDEHTYLYSQGRVRAINNVSTDSLTDCHREFLQNLQIQASLIVPINIGMELWGLLIVHECNAPRDWQDAEIDLLQQLGDQAAIAIQQAQLYEQTCKAETEARNKAGQLGKTLHELQETQTRLIQTEKMSGLGQLVAGIAHEINNPVNFIYGNLCHASDYIEQLLEILRLYQLHYPDPHSEISAAIEAVDFGFLVEDLPKIITSMQVGSDRIRSIVLSLRNFSRLDEADNKRVDLHEGIDNTLLILQHQLKGNDEFPSIQVIKDYGNIPTVECYAGQMNQVFMNIFSNAIDALEMGNGEWGIGKWEMGTGEDDKEDKPSPMPTIHISTRISADNSRLLIRISDNGSGMTPEVKKRIFDPFYTTKPVGRGTGLGLAISYQIIVEKHGGIMECISEPGKGTEFWIEIPVMPPAKIVHSR; encoded by the coding sequence ATGACATCTACCGATAAACCAAATGGGTTACAGCAAAGCTTAGACCAAGAAAGCTTACTGAATCGGATGATCAAACAAATTAGGCGATCGCTCGATCTTCAAGAAATATTAACAACTACCGTTACTGAAGTACGGTTATTTTTACGTGCAGAGCGAGTCAAAGTATATCGTTTTGATACTAGTGGTAGTGGCGAAGTCATTGCTGAATCTATTGATAACGAGCGTCTGCCATCCTTGTTAGGGTTGCGCTTTCCAGTTCATGATATCCCCGAAGCGGCCAGAGAGATGTTTTTGTTGGCGGGGCAACGTTCGATTGTCGATGTAGCAAACCAGAAAATCGGGTTATCACCTCTACAATCAACAGAAACTGGCAAACGCCTACAAACTAATATCTATTATCGGCAAGTAGACCCATGCCATATTCAATACTTAAAGGCAATGGGTGTGCAATCTTCTTTAGTAGTGCCAATTTTAGATCGCGATCCACAAGAACAATCGGTAAAGCCTAAATTGTGGGGATTGTTGGTAGTTCACCAGAGTGAACCGCGAAAGATTTTGAAACGGGAAATCAAAGTATTGCAGCAAGTTGCTGATCAGGTTGCGATCGCGATCGCTCAAAGTAATCTACTTACTACAGCGCTTAACCAGCAAAAGCAAGAAGCTACTATTAACCGAGTCACCACACTATTGCATAAACTCCCAACCATCCAATTACAGGAGGCGCTTGAAGAAGTTATTGCCGCATTCAGTGCAGTAGGTGGCAGGCTTTATGTTGAAGAGAGTCGGGAACTATACACCTGGGGCGATCAACCCACACTACCTTACGAATTAGATAGCAGCATTATTGAACAGCATCCGACATGGCAAAACTGGATGACTGAGTGTAAACCAGGTAATATTTGGGCAACCTCTGACCTCTATAAAGAACCGCATTTGCGAGTTTTAGCTTTAGCATTTCGTTCTACTCAAATTCGGGGAATGATGGTGATTCCCCTCCATTACCGAGAACAATTTATTGGTGTATTAAGCATTTTTCGCGCAGAATTTGAAACGGAAATTTTGTGGGCGGGACGATGCGAAGAAAATCGGCGACAACTTCTACCCCAGCTTTCCTTTGAGGTTTGGCGAGAGCAAAAAAAGGGGCAAGCGCCTGAGTGGAAACCAGAAGACATGACATTGGCACAAGCCTTGTACGATCAGTTTTCAATGGCAATTCAGCAACAGCAGGTATATAAAGAGGTACAAGCCCTAAATGCCAACTTAGAATTGCGGGTGCAAGAACAAACTGCTGAACTCGAAAAATCATTACTCCTCACCAAGGTAATCAAGCAAATTACAGAGCAGATCCGCAGTACATTGGACTTGCAGACAACCCTGCAAACTATCGTCTCCGAAGTTAGATCGCTGCTAAATTCAGACCGGGTAGTAATTTTCCAACTGAACAGTAAATCGGTGATTGTGGAGGAGATGAATGGTAATTGGCAGTCAGTTTTGGGAATGAATGCACCATTAGAATGCTTTCCTGATGAGCATACGTATTTATACTCTCAGGGTAGGGTACGGGCAATTAATAACGTTTCAACTGATTCTTTAACTGATTGTCATCGAGAGTTTTTGCAGAATCTGCAAATTCAAGCAAGCTTAATAGTTCCGATTAATATAGGTATGGAACTATGGGGCTTACTAATTGTCCATGAATGTAATGCTCCCAGAGATTGGCAAGATGCAGAAATTGATTTATTGCAACAGCTAGGAGATCAGGCTGCGATCGCCATTCAACAAGCACAACTCTATGAACAAACTTGTAAGGCTGAAACTGAAGCCAGAAATAAAGCTGGACAGTTAGGAAAGACTTTACATGAACTCCAAGAAACACAGACAAGATTGATTCAAACCGAAAAAATGTCTGGCTTAGGACAGTTGGTGGCGGGTATCGCTCACGAAATCAACAATCCCGTTAACTTTATCTACGGTAATCTGTGCCACGCCAGTGACTACATCGAACAACTGCTAGAAATTTTACGCCTCTACCAGCTACACTATCCCGATCCTCATAGTGAAATTAGCGCTGCCATCGAAGCAGTAGATTTTGGATTTTTGGTAGAAGACCTCCCAAAAATCATCACCTCAATGCAAGTAGGAAGCGATCGCATCCGTTCAATAGTGCTGTCGTTACGCAATTTTTCCCGCTTGGATGAGGCTGATAACAAGCGCGTTGACTTGCATGAAGGCATTGACAACACCTTGTTAATTTTACAACATCAGCTGAAAGGAAATGATGAATTTCCAAGCATTCAGGTAATCAAAGACTATGGCAACATCCCAACGGTAGAATGCTATGCCGGCCAAATGAATCAGGTATTCATGAATATTTTCAGTAATGCCATAGATGCTTTAGAAATGGGGAATGGAGAATGGGGAATAGGGAAGTGGGAAATGGGGACTGGGGAGGATGACAAAGAGGATAAGCCATCCCCAATGCCTACTATCCACATTTCCACTAGAATCTCAGCAGATAACTCTCGTCTATTGATTCGTATTAGTGACAATGGGTCTGGAATGACTCCAGAGGTAAAAAAGCGAATTTTTGACCCATTTTATACTACCAAACCTGTGGGCAGAGGTACAGGATTAGGATTGGCAATCAGCTATCAGATTATTGTCGAAAAACATGGTGGAATAATGGAGTGCATTTCCGAACCCGGCAAAGGTACAGAGTTCTGGATTGAAATTCCCGTCATGCCTCCAGCTAAAATAGTTCACTCAAGGTAG
- a CDS encoding phosphate/phosphite/phosphonate ABC transporter substrate-binding protein, protein MFLRLPRRLFLFNLLGLTFAACQSPNDINGTLTVGVLNYGGGEQIINQYAKFNSYLGEKTNSYIQLEPVFNENRAVERLEARAWSLVFAPPGLAAIAIARHQYAPLFPLIGINNLRSIFVVRKDNPITELKQLQGKTVALGQLGSATGYYFPLYNLYGTTLAEILFAPTPKAALEFVAQGKAIACAVSEAELALYGSQFAPTEFRILFKDPHYVPLGVVLIGPNVERNRQEFIRKVMSDAPSGLAQEVGYVPNGQVPDYKYMISVVDRVSSITSKLQKKPVQLF, encoded by the coding sequence ATGTTTTTGCGACTTCCCCGACGTTTATTTCTGTTTAATCTGCTAGGTTTGACATTTGCTGCTTGTCAATCACCAAATGATATTAATGGTACGTTAACTGTTGGTGTTCTCAACTATGGTGGAGGCGAACAGATAATTAATCAATATGCTAAATTTAATAGTTATTTGGGTGAAAAAACAAACTCATATATTCAGCTAGAACCGGTTTTTAATGAAAATAGAGCGGTTGAGCGCCTAGAAGCTCGTGCTTGGTCATTGGTGTTTGCTCCACCGGGTTTAGCGGCTATTGCGATCGCACGTCACCAATATGCTCCCCTATTTCCTTTAATAGGTATTAATAATTTGCGCTCAATTTTCGTTGTTCGCAAAGACAATCCAATTACCGAATTGAAGCAACTGCAAGGTAAAACAGTGGCTTTAGGTCAATTAGGTTCAGCAACAGGATATTATTTTCCTCTTTACAATCTTTATGGTACAACACTAGCTGAGATCCTATTTGCACCCACACCTAAAGCCGCGCTGGAATTCGTGGCTCAAGGAAAAGCGATCGCCTGTGCTGTCTCAGAGGCGGAATTGGCTCTCTACGGTTCACAGTTCGCCCCCACGGAATTCCGCATACTATTTAAAGACCCTCACTATGTACCATTAGGCGTGGTCTTGATTGGCCCGAATGTGGAACGTAACCGTCAAGAGTTCATCCGCAAAGTGATGAGTGATGCGCCTTCTGGTTTAGCTCAAGAAGTGGGGTATGTACCCAATGGACAAGTACCAGATTACAAATACATGATTTCTGTGGTCGATCGGGTAAGCTCGATTACTTCTAAGCTGCAAAAGAAACCTGTCCAATTATTTTGA
- a CDS encoding DUF3365 domain-containing protein has protein sequence MLNNITLKNLKIGAKFNLLLILVFIVSIVGSGIALSSVLQGRAQNEVTSQAQILIQMVNAVRDYTQNRIDPLLEPRLDTNPTFMPEVVPTFSSKEVFENFRKKPEYKNFFHKDATLNPTNLADKADNFETQLVERFRNESKTQEITGFRKLSEGEVFYIARPLKITQQKCLRCHSTPDQAPKSQLATYGSENGFGWQLNQIVSAQIISVPSQEIFANAKRTWILVMGLLITIFAITVFLINFLIKKYVIQRIRRIEKIAQKVSVGDMSADFEESSNDEIGGLAEAFNRMKASLKIALDMLNNQS, from the coding sequence ATGTTAAACAACATTACATTAAAAAACTTAAAAATCGGTGCTAAATTTAACTTACTTTTAATATTAGTTTTCATAGTCAGTATTGTGGGAAGTGGGATTGCCTTATCCAGTGTACTTCAGGGGAGAGCGCAAAATGAAGTAACTTCTCAAGCGCAGATTCTCATTCAAATGGTGAACGCAGTTAGAGATTATACACAAAATCGGATAGATCCCTTATTAGAACCTAGACTAGATACTAACCCAACGTTCATGCCTGAAGTAGTCCCAACTTTTTCTTCTAAAGAAGTCTTTGAGAATTTTCGTAAAAAGCCTGAATATAAAAACTTTTTTCATAAAGATGCAACACTTAATCCAACAAATTTAGCGGATAAAGCTGATAATTTTGAAACTCAACTTGTAGAACGTTTTCGCAATGAATCCAAAACTCAAGAAATTACAGGCTTTCGGAAATTGTCAGAAGGCGAAGTATTTTACATAGCGCGACCATTAAAGATTACCCAACAGAAATGTCTGCGATGTCATTCTACACCAGATCAGGCTCCTAAGAGTCAGTTGGCAACTTATGGCTCGGAAAATGGTTTTGGCTGGCAACTTAATCAGATTGTTTCTGCTCAAATAATCTCTGTTCCTTCCCAAGAAATTTTTGCCAATGCCAAACGGACTTGGATATTGGTCATGGGACTTTTAATTACTATCTTTGCGATCACAGTTTTTTTAATTAACTTCTTAATCAAAAAATATGTGATTCAGCGCATCCGAAGAATTGAAAAAATAGCCCAAAAAGTTAGTGTTGGTGATATGAGCGCTGATTTTGAAGAAAGCTCTAATGATGAGATTGGTGGGTTAGCAGAAGCATTTAATCGGATGAAAGCTAGCTTAAAAATAGCTCTAGATATGTTGAATAACCAAAGCTGA
- a CDS encoding serine/threonine-protein kinase: MLGQLLDGRYQVLQVLGGGGFGQTYIAQDTHRPGFPKCVVKHLKPVTRSPEFLETARRLFTSEAETLEQLGNHDQIPRLLAYFEDNQEFFLVQEFIEGHTLKAELLPNQLWTEDQVIQLLQQMLGILQFIHSHNVIHRDIKPDNIIRRQKDGKLVLIDFGAVKQVQTQLLTLSERTGATIIIGTPGYMSTEQGQGKPRPNSDIYSLGIIGIQSLTGLHPINFEEDPDTGEISWQRQANVSSELASVLSKMVLHHFKQRYQSAAEVLQVLKHFDTKVEAQSLQSPSFRQLPQASLSQQNSIGYPPASILSAENYSRLEKILLEFVGPVASRLLQQVAASAPNCEELINQLALHLRENQQIDFQKKTMFLLEKPTLLQEFTIKSEIQSNNLPSQESQGISDSFVYQCERELANLIGPIAKFLVQKAVKSSGQISRAEFVQLLASQIPEPQKALQFQQRLLF, translated from the coding sequence ATGCTAGGACAATTATTAGACGGACGTTACCAAGTCCTCCAAGTCTTAGGTGGAGGTGGATTCGGTCAAACCTATATAGCTCAAGATACCCATCGGCCAGGTTTCCCGAAATGCGTTGTCAAACACCTTAAGCCCGTCACTCGTAGCCCCGAATTTCTCGAAACTGCTAGACGGCTATTCACCAGTGAGGCAGAAACACTAGAACAACTGGGCAACCATGACCAAATCCCTCGGCTTTTAGCCTATTTTGAAGATAACCAAGAGTTCTTTTTGGTGCAAGAGTTCATTGAGGGGCATACTCTAAAAGCGGAACTCTTACCCAATCAACTTTGGACAGAAGATCAAGTTATTCAACTTCTCCAACAGATGTTGGGTATTCTGCAATTTATTCACAGCCATAACGTTATCCATCGAGATATCAAACCAGACAATATAATCAGGCGGCAAAAAGACGGGAAGTTAGTGCTGATTGACTTTGGCGCAGTTAAACAAGTCCAAACTCAATTGCTTACTCTTTCAGAGCGCACGGGGGCTACTATTATCATTGGCACTCCAGGATATATGTCTACAGAACAGGGGCAAGGTAAGCCCCGCCCCAACAGCGATATTTATTCTTTGGGTATTATTGGTATCCAATCGCTGACGGGGTTACATCCTATCAACTTTGAGGAAGATCCAGATACTGGTGAAATTTCTTGGCAACGTCAGGCTAATGTTAGTTCTGAGTTGGCATCTGTGCTATCTAAGATGGTGCTACATCACTTTAAACAGCGCTATCAATCTGCGGCTGAAGTTTTACAGGTGCTTAAGCATTTTGATACTAAAGTAGAAGCGCAATCACTTCAATCACCATCTTTTAGACAACTGCCTCAAGCTTCACTTTCTCAACAAAATTCAATTGGGTATCCGCCTGCTTCCATCCTGTCTGCGGAAAATTACAGCCGCTTGGAAAAAATTCTTTTGGAATTTGTCGGCCCTGTTGCCTCAAGATTACTCCAACAAGTTGCGGCATCAGCACCCAACTGCGAAGAATTAATTAATCAATTAGCCCTTCATCTTCGAGAAAATCAACAAATTGATTTTCAGAAGAAAACAATGTTTCTACTAGAGAAACCTACTCTACTACAGGAATTTACTATTAAATCTGAAATTCAGTCCAATAATTTACCAAGCCAAGAATCTCAAGGAATCAGCGATAGCTTTGTGTATCAGTGTGAGCGGGAATTGGCTAATTTAATTGGCCCAATAGCTAAGTTTCTAGTCCAAAAAGCTGTTAAGTCATCTGGGCAAATTTCTCGTGCAGAATTTGTACAACTTTTAGCATCACAAATTCCTGAACCTCAAAAAGCTTTACAATTCCAGCAACGCTTACTTTTTTGA
- a CDS encoding DUF4278 domain-containing protein: protein MKLYYRGLGYEYNPSKVASKKTEQPFQPVPQLGPAYNLIYRGVNYRVDPNSKSAEVPLSPVAYKLSFRGITYFVNKTAQGDVTVVSQPAINSKVVALRISEELKLQE, encoded by the coding sequence ATGAAACTTTACTATCGTGGTCTAGGCTACGAATACAATCCAAGCAAAGTCGCCAGCAAAAAAACAGAACAGCCCTTTCAACCAGTTCCTCAACTCGGGCCAGCTTATAATTTAATCTATCGTGGCGTTAATTATCGTGTTGATCCAAATTCAAAATCGGCAGAAGTTCCTCTATCACCAGTAGCTTATAAATTGAGCTTTAGGGGAATTACCTACTTTGTAAATAAAACTGCACAAGGAGACGTGACCGTAGTCTCTCAACCAGCAATAAATTCAAAAGTTGTGGCACTGCGGATTTCTGAAGAATTAAAACTTCAAGAATAA
- a CDS encoding murein transglycosylase A, with translation MRKTLALLSLSLGVVLVNPLWSAVAQVPNLLPLPVPTAPDRSPIPIPITPEIAPPLKPIAIGSDCTLRQSCLGWDDQIWGQRGKTGDRNALLASIDNSLLYLTKGEAIAAYQNYPLKEITLDRVRRSLLRFRQLVVSSKSADQLQAAVRREFVFYQSVGNDGKGTVKFTAYYEPVYTASRVKTEIYKYPLYRLPPDFSQWPKPHPKRIDLEGKDGLQGNKSKLRGLELLWFRDRLDAYMVHIQGSAQIKLTNGQTTSIGYAGGTDYPWTSIGKELAKDGKLPLNGLTMPRLISYFRQKPQELNNYLPRWERFIFFQETNGKSATGSIHVPVTAERSIATDKSLMPPGALALIYNSFPYPISGGKLERRTVSRFVLDQDTGSAIKGPGRVDYFMGSGKLAGDRAGITGGNGSLYYLLLKE, from the coding sequence ATGAGAAAAACCCTTGCTTTACTTTCCTTGAGTCTGGGAGTTGTCCTTGTAAACCCTCTTTGGTCTGCTGTTGCTCAGGTTCCTAACTTACTGCCGTTGCCAGTACCAACTGCTCCCGATCGCTCACCTATACCAATACCAATCACTCCAGAGATCGCGCCGCCATTAAAACCAATCGCCATAGGAAGCGATTGTACGCTCCGGCAGAGTTGTTTGGGTTGGGACGATCAAATTTGGGGTCAAAGAGGTAAAACAGGAGATCGCAATGCGTTGTTGGCTTCCATTGACAATAGTCTGCTTTACCTAACAAAAGGTGAAGCGATCGCAGCATATCAAAATTATCCACTCAAGGAAATTACCCTCGATCGCGTCCGCCGGAGTTTGTTACGTTTCCGCCAATTGGTTGTCAGTTCTAAGTCAGCAGACCAATTACAAGCTGCTGTTCGCCGAGAGTTTGTCTTTTACCAGTCTGTAGGCAATGATGGCAAGGGTACTGTTAAATTCACTGCTTACTACGAACCTGTTTACACCGCTAGCCGTGTCAAAACTGAAATATATAAGTATCCCCTTTATCGGCTACCACCTGATTTCAGCCAATGGCCGAAACCCCACCCCAAGCGAATTGATTTGGAAGGGAAGGATGGTTTACAAGGGAATAAGAGCAAATTGCGCGGTTTAGAACTGCTTTGGTTCCGCGATCGCCTTGACGCATACATGGTACATATCCAAGGTTCTGCCCAAATTAAGTTAACTAATGGTCAGACAACATCTATTGGCTATGCAGGTGGAACTGATTACCCCTGGACTAGCATCGGCAAAGAACTGGCTAAAGATGGCAAACTTCCACTAAATGGATTGACAATGCCACGTCTAATTAGTTATTTCCGGCAAAAACCCCAGGAGTTGAACAATTATCTGCCCCGATGGGAACGATTTATTTTCTTCCAAGAAACAAACGGTAAATCGGCGACTGGTAGTATTCATGTGCCAGTGACAGCAGAACGTTCTATTGCCACAGATAAGTCTCTCATGCCTCCGGGAGCGCTAGCTCTGATTTACAACTCATTTCCCTATCCCATTAGTGGTGGCAAACTAGAAAGACGTACTGTCAGCCGCTTTGTGCTTGACCAGGATACAGGGAGTGCCATCAAAGGCCCGGGCCGGGTGGATTATTTTATGGGTTCTGGTAAACTAGCAGGCGATCGCGCTGGCATCACAGGCGGTAATGGTTCACTATATTATTTGCTGCTCAAAGAATAA
- a CDS encoding DUF5895 domain-containing protein → MKASANFDFEDEKFNAPPSQVIPWCQMINPRYGTDGMQSHGLAIKLDNANAVGFVPDDNWQQVEHEFSSGVETVFISTTPHLVLVRRGPLSVKDRESGLKLGTLKENYDAFLADKLKFKTFTRYLIFIVGENKKFLHESPLQLTLNGAAGASFSKTYCEYQQGKVVSGFVAELEKAYAVYRKQPLTPKGPLFHAHGIFCPIIECEERGIEPNTVLVASTVDYKHPTVGTLTQYLIASDSLESAMICKTFEEYKDFGKEPVKSETPKLAMAGVSNSYVYADEDDFAYPPY, encoded by the coding sequence ATGAAAGCATCTGCTAATTTCGACTTTGAAGACGAGAAATTTAATGCACCGCCTTCTCAAGTCATCCCTTGGTGTCAGATGATTAATCCTCGGTATGGCACAGATGGTATGCAATCCCACGGTTTGGCGATTAAACTAGACAATGCCAATGCTGTCGGCTTTGTGCCAGATGATAATTGGCAGCAGGTAGAGCATGAATTTAGCTCTGGAGTCGAAACGGTCTTTATTAGCACTACTCCACACTTGGTTTTAGTGCGTCGGGGGCCTTTGTCTGTTAAGGATCGGGAAAGTGGTCTAAAACTGGGTACGCTCAAAGAAAATTATGATGCCTTTTTAGCAGATAAACTTAAATTTAAAACATTTACTCGTTATCTAATTTTTATAGTGGGTGAAAATAAAAAGTTTTTACACGAATCACCACTACAACTAACTCTTAATGGTGCTGCCGGAGCGAGTTTCAGCAAAACCTATTGCGAATATCAACAAGGTAAAGTAGTTAGTGGATTCGTGGCTGAACTAGAAAAAGCTTATGCTGTTTACCGCAAGCAACCTTTAACGCCAAAAGGCCCTTTGTTCCATGCTCACGGGATTTTTTGCCCGATAATTGAGTGTGAAGAAAGAGGTATTGAACCAAATACAGTTTTAGTCGCTTCAACTGTAGACTACAAACATCCCACGGTAGGGACTTTAACTCAATATTTAATAGCTTCGGATTCTCTGGAGTCTGCAATGATTTGCAAGACTTTTGAAGAATACAAAGATTTTGGCAAGGAACCTGTAAAATCAGAAACGCCTAAATTGGCAATGGCAGGAGTTTCTAACTCTTATGTTTATGCCGATGAAGATGATTTTGCTTATCCGCCGTATTAA